From the genome of Burkholderia cepacia ATCC 25416:
CGCGACCGAGAACGGCTACGGCAAGCGTACGCCGATCACCGAGTACACGCGTCACGGCCGCGGCACGAAGGGTATGATCGCGATCCAGACGTCGGAGCGTAACGGCAAGGTCGTGGCTGCAACGCTCGTCGACGCCGAAGATCAGATCATGCTGATCACGACGGCCGGCGTGTTGATTCGCACCCGTGTCTCGGAGATTCGCGAGATGGGGCGTGCCACGCAAGGTGTTACACTCATCAGTCTCGATGAGGGTACCAAGCTCTCCGGCCTGCAGCAGATCGCGGAGGCTGAAGAGGGCGATGGCGAGGCCGACGAGGCGTCGGACGGCGAAGCCTGAAGAACGGATGAGACTCTGGCCGCCGCGGGCGTGAAGCGCCGCGGCCGGCGAGCAACCATTCATATTTCCAAAAGGGAGTGATGATGCAAAAGCAATTCAAGCAACTGGTCCTGCTGGCTGCACTGGTGCCGACGTTCGCGATGGCGCAAGCGCTGTCGAATTCCGCACCGGCGCCTGCCGCGGCAGCTGCGCCGATCGACGCCGACAAGAAGGCTGCGATCAAGGATCTGCTCGACGCGATCGACGCGCCGAAGCTCGTGTCGGCAATCGGCAACAGCGCCGAAATGCAGGCCAAGCAACTCGTGCCGGCAATCCTGTCGGACGCGCTGTCGGAAAACAAGACGCTGAACGACAAGCAGAAGCAAGCTGCCGTTCCGACGCTGCAGAAGAACGCGGTGCCGAAGCTGGTCGACGGCGCAGGCAAGGTGTTCGGTACGCAACAGTTCCAGAACGACGCGATGTCGGCTCAGTACGACGCCTACGCGAAGTACTACAGCACGTCGGAGATCAAGGATCTGACGACGTTCTACAAGAGCCCGACGGGCCGCAAGTTCATCCAGGTTCAGGATCAGGTCGGTCGCGACGTGGTCAACGGCCTGATGCAGAAGTACATGCCGCAAGCGATCCAGGCAACGCGTACGCAGGCTGACAAGGAAGTCGCAGCAGTCAAGCCGGGCAAGTAAAGCCGTCCGGGCACGCCACCGGCCGTTCGGCCGGGTTTGGCGGGAGCCTGACGACAGTGCGATAATGGCCGTTTGCGCGCGAGCGCAAGCGGCCATTTCTTTTCTGGCGCGTTCTGCCGGCGGCGAGCCGGTCGCGTCCCTCCGAGGTTTTCACGATGCGCGTCTTTAATTTCTCCGCCGGCCCTGCGGCGATGCCCGAGGAAGTGCTGCGGCAAGCCGCCGACGAAATGCTCGACTGGCACGGCAGCGGTATGAGCGTGATGGAGATGAGCCATCGCGGCAAGGAGTTCATGTCGATCCACGAGGCCGCGCTGACCGACCTGCGCGACCTGCTCGGCGTGCCGGCAAGCCACCGGATCCTGTTCCTGCAGGGCGGCGGTATTGCCGAAAACGCGATCGTGCCGATGAACCTGCTCGGCTCGCGCAAGACGGCCGACTTCGTCGTGACGGGCTCGTGGTCGCAGAAATCGTTCAGCGAAGCGAAGAAATACGGCACGCCGCATCTCGCCGCAACCGGCAAGACGGAAAACGGCTTCACGCGTGCGCCCGCGCGCGCCGAATGGCAACTGTCGGACGATCCGGCCTACGTGCATCTGTGCACCAACGAGACGATCGACGGCGTCGAGACGTTCGAGATTCCCGATCTCGGCGACGTGCCGCTGGTCGCGGATGTCTCGTCGCATATCCTGTCGCGTCCGATGGACGTCGCGAAGTACGGTGTGCTGTTCGGCGGTGCGCAGAAGAACATCGGGATGGCCGGTGTGACGCTCGTGATCGTGCGCGAGGACCTGCTCGACCGCTCGCTGTCGATCTGCCCGTCCGCGTTCGAATGGAAGACCATCGCCGCGAACAACTCGCTGTACAACACGCCGCCCACCTACGCGATCTACATCGCGGGTCTGGTATTCCAGTGGCTGAAGCGGCAGGGCGGTCTCGAGGCGATCGAGGCCCGCAATATCGAAAAGGCGAAGCTGCTCTACGACACGATCGATGCGAGCAGTTTCTATCTGAACAAGGTCGAGCCGGCAGCACGTTCGCGAATGAACGTGCCGTTTTTCCTGGCCGACGAAACGCGCAACGAAGACTTCCTTGCCGGCGCAAAGGCGCGCGGGCTGCTGCAGCTGAAGGGCCACAAGTCCGTCGGCGGTATGCGGGCGTCGATCTACAACGCGGTGCCGCTCGAGGGCGTGAAAGCGCTCGTCGAGTACATGAAGGACTTCGAGCAGCGCGGCGCCTGACGGCGGCGCTGTTCAAACAGCACGGCAAAACGCATGGACGACGAACTGAATTCCCGCCTGAAACCGCTGCGCGATCGCATCGACGCGATCGATGCGCAGCTGATCGCGCTCCTGAACCAGCGCGCCGCGGTGGCGCTGGAGGTGGGCGAGGTCAAGAAGCATTTCAACGCGCCGGTGTTCCGGCCGGAGCGCGAGCTGCAGGTGATCGCGCGGTTGCAGGATATGAGCGCGGGGCCGCTCGCGAGCGAGCACATCAGCGCCATCTGGCGCGAGATCATGGCCGCGAGCCGCGCGCTCGAGCAGACGATCCACGTCGCGTTCCTCGGGCCGGTCGGCACGTACAGCGAGCAGGCGATGCTCGAGTATTTCGGCCAGTCGATCGAAGGGCTGCCGTGCCCGTCGATCGACGAAGTATTCCGCTCGGTCGAGGCCGGGGCTACTGCGTACGGCATCGCGCCGGTCGAGAATTCGACCGAAGGCGCCGTGTCGCGCACGCTCGACCTGCTGCTGCAGACGCAATTGCTGATCAGCGGTGAGCTCGCGCTGCCGATCCATCACAACCTGCTGACGCAGGGCGGCACGCTCGACGGCGTGAAGCGCGTCTGCGCGCATGCGCAGGCGCTTGCGCAATGCCAGCAGTGGCTCGCGGCGAATGCGCCGCAGCTCGAGCGGCAAGCCGTGGCGAGCAACGCGGAGGCCGCGCGTCTCGCGGCGGCCGATCCGACCGTCGCGGCGATCGCGGGCGACCGTGCGGCCGCGCACTACGGATTGCAGATCGCGTTCTCGCTGATTCAGGACGATCCGCACAACCGCACGCGCTTCGTCATCGTCGGCAAGCAGCCGGCCGGGCAAAGCGGTCACGACCAGACGTCGCTGATCGTGTCGGTGAAGAACGAGCCGGGCGCCGTGTTCAAGCTGCTCGAGCCGCTCGCGCGGCACGGCGTGTCGATGACGCGCTTCGAGTCGCGCCCGGCGCGCGTCGGCACGTGGGAGTACTACTTCTACATCGATATCGAAGGGCACCGGGACGATGCGGCGGTGGCGGCCGCGCTCGCGGAACTCGGCCAGAAGGCCGCGTTCCTGAAGATACTCGGTTCGTATCCGCGCGCACGCTGATGCGCGGCGGCCCGTCGCCTGCTCGGGCAGGCGTTGCGGCGAGGCAGGCAGGGCAGGCCGGTTGGCGCTGCCGAAGGCGGGTTCGGCCCGCGTCCGGCGCAGGTTGCGCCGGGTGCGGGCCCGTTGCCCGGAATCTGGAATTCCGCATGCGGGGCGTCGTTCCGCGCGCGTAACTTGGCTCTTGTCGTGTCAGGCTTTGCATTCAACAAACTGGTCATTTTCGGCGTCGGCCTGATCGGCGGATCGCTAGCCCGCGCGCTGCGCGAACGCGCGCCGGGCGGTGCGGGCGAGGTCGTCGGCGTGGGGCGTTCGCGTGCGTCGGTCGAGCGCGCGCTCGCGCTCGGCGTGATCGATCGCGCGGCGGCACTCGACGATGACGCGCAATTGCGCGACGCGCTGGCGGGCGCCGATCTCGTGCTGCTGGCGGCACCCGTTGCGCAAACGGGCCCGTTGCTCAAGCGCATCGCGCCGTGGCTTGAAGCGGCGACGATCGTCACCGATGCCGGCAGCACCAAGTCCGATGTCGTCGCGGCCGCGCGAGACGCGCTCGGCGCACGCATCGCGCAGTTCGTGCCGGGGCATCCGATTGCCGGTCGCGAGTCGAGCGGCGTCGAGGCCGCGTTGCCGGATCTGTACGTCGGTCGCAACGTGGTGCTGTGCCCGCTGCCGGAGAATGCGCCCGAATCCGTCGCGCGGATCGACGCGATGTGGCGCGCGACCGGCGCCGACGTGCGCACGATGAGCACGGAGCAGCACGATCGCGTGTTTGCGTCGATCAGCCATTTGCCGCACGTGCTGTCGTTCGCGCTCGTCGAGCAGATCCTCGGCGAGGCCGACGCGGAACTTAAATTCTCGTACGCGGCGGGCGGTTTCCGCGATTTCACGCGCATCGCGGCGTCGAGCCCGGAGATGTGGCGCGACGTGTGCGTCGCGAATCGCGCGGCGCTGCTCGACGAGCTCGACGGCTATACGCGCGTGCTCACGCGGCTGCGCGCGGCGATCGACGCCGGCGACGGCGCGGCGCTCGAAGCCGTGTTCACGCGTTCGCGCGCCGCGCGCAAGGCATGGCAGGAGCGCGGCGGCGCGCCCGCTGCCGAACCGGTCAAGAAATAACAGGACGATTCCCATGGACTATCTCGATCTCGGCCCGTACTCCAGCGCATCGGGCACCGTGCGCCTGCCCGGCTCGAAGAGCATTTCGAACCGCGTGCTGCTGCTCGCGGCGCTGGCCGAAGGCGAAACGACGATCACCAACCTGCTCGACTCCGACGACACGCGCGTGATGCTCGACGCACTCGGCAAGCTCGGCGTGAAGCTCGCGCGCGACGGCGATACCTGTGTCGTCACGGGCACGCGCGGCGCATTCACCGCGAAGACGGCCGACCTGTTCCTCGGCAACGCGGGCACGGCCGTGCGGCCGCTGACCGCCGCGCTCGCGGTGAACGGCGGCGACTATCGCGTGCACGGCGTGCCGCGCATGCACGAGCGGCCGATCGGCGATCTCGTCGACGGCCTGCGCCAGATCGGCGCGCAGATCGACTACGAGCTGAACGAAGGCTTCCCGCCGCTGCGGATCAAACCCGCGACGATCTCGGTCGATGCGCCGATCCGCGTGCGCGGCGACGTGTCGAGCCAGTTCCTCACGGCGCTCCTGATGACGCTGCCGCTCGTGAAGGCGAAGGACGGCCGGATTGTCGTCGAGATCGACGGCGAGCTGATCTCGAAGCCGTACATCGACATCACGATCCGGCTGATGGAGCGCTTCGGCGTGACCGTCGAGCGCGACGGCTGGCAGCGCTTCGTCGTGCCGGCCGGGGTTCGCTACAAATCGCCGGGGCAGATCATGGTCGAGGGCGACGCGTCGTCGGCGTCGTATTTCCTCGCGGCCGGCGCGCTCGGCGGCGGGCCGCTGCGTGTCGAGGGCGTGGGGCGTGCGAGCATCCAGGGCGACGTCGGCTTTGCGAACGCGCTGATGCAGATGGGCGCGAACGTGACGATGGGCGACGACTGGATCGAAGTGCGCGGCATCGGCCACGACCACGGCAAGCTCGAGCCGATCGACATGGATTTCAACCTGATTCCCGATGCGGCGATGACGATCGCGGTCGCGGCGCTGTTCGCCGCCGGCCCGAGCACGCTGCGCAACATCGCAAGCTGGCGCGTGAAGGAAACCGACCGCATCGCGGCGATGGCGACCGAACTGCGCAAGGTCGGCGCGATCGTCGAGGAAGGTCCTGACTATCTCGTCGTCACGCCGCCGGAAAAGCTCACGCCGAACGCGGCGATCGACACGTACGACGATCACCGGATGGCGATGTGTTTCTCGCTCGTCAGCCTGAGCGGTGTGCCCGTGCGGATCAACGATCCGAAGTGCGTCGGCAAGACGTTCCCCGACTATTTCGACCGCTTCGCCGCGCTCGCCAAAGCCTGACCCGACTGTTCCGATGAAATCGACCCGACCCTTTCACCCGACTCCCGTCATCACGATCGACGGTCCCACTGCTTCCGGCAAGGGCACCGTCGCCGCGCTCGTCGCCGCGCATCTTGGCTTCCACCTGCTCGACAGCGGCGCGCTGTACCGCCTCGCCGCGCTCGCGAGCGTGCGCTACGGCATCGCGGCAGAGGACATCGACGCGCTGGTGAAGCTGATCGACGATCTCCACATCACGTTCCGGGAGGGCTGCGCGCAGCTCGACGGCGTCGATGTGTCGAACGACATCCGTGCCGAAGCGGTCGGCAACCGCGCATCGGCGATTGCCGTGCATGGGCCGGTGCGCACCGCGCTCGTCGCGCGTCAGCGCGCGTTCCGCAAGACGCCGGGCCTCGTTGCAGACGGGCGCGACATGGGCACCGTGATCTTCCCGGACGCCGTGTTGAAGGTGTTCCTGACGGCCAGCGCCGAGGCGCGCGCGACCAGACGGCATAAGCAATTGATGCAAAAAGGTTTTTCTGCTAATATAGATGACTTGCTCCGGGATCTTCGTGAACGTGACGCGCGCGACAGCAATCGCGCGGCCGCGCCGCTGAAGCCTGCGGCAGATGCCAAGCTGCTCGATACGTCGGCGCTTTCGGTCGATGAAGCGGTCGACCAGGTGCTGCAGTGGTACCGGGCGCTCGGCCAGCCCGCCTGAGAAGGCGGGTAGCAGTAGGTGTTCCGCGTCGCAAGCGCGGAGCGTGTTTCGAACCCTTAACCCCGTGTGGTCGTCGATCTGGCCCTTTCAGCCTGCCATTCCGGCCGGCGTGGCACAGCGATCCATGCACAATCAGATTTTTATGTCCGACCTGCAAACCTCCACCCCGAATACTGAATCTTTCGCGGCTCTGTTCGAAGAGTCGCTGACCCGCCAAGACATGCGCGCCGGCGAAGTGATTTCCGCCGAAGTCGTGCGCGTCGACCACAACTTCGTGGTCGTCAATGCAGGCCTGAAGTCCGAGGCTTACATTCCGATCGAGGAATTCCTGAACGATCAGGGCGAGGTTGAGGTGCAGTCGGGCGATTTCGTGTCCGTCGCGATCGACGCACTCGAAAACGGCTACGGCGACACGATCCTGTCGCGCGACAAGGCGAAGCGCCTTGCATCGTGGCTGTCGCTGGAAAAGGCTCTCGACAACAACGAACTCGTCACCGGCACGATCACCGGCAAGGTGAAGGGCGGCATGACCGTGATGGTCAACGGCATCCGTGCGTTCCTGCCGGGTTCGCTGGTCGACACGCGTCCGGTCAAGGACACGACCCCGTACGAAGGCAAGACGCTCGAGTTCCGCGTGATCAAGCTCGATCGCAAGCGTAACAACGTCGTGCTGTCGCGTCGTGCAGTGATCGAAGCAACCCAAGGCGAAGAGCGCGCGAAGCTGCTCGAGACGCTGAAGGAAGGCGCGATCGTCAACGGCGTGGTCAAGAACATCACCGACTACGGCGCGTTCGTCGACCTCGGCGGCATCGACGGCCTGCTGCACATCACCGACATCGCATGGCGTCGTGTGCGTCACCCGAGCGAAGTCCTGTCGGTTGGCCAGGAAGTCACCGCGAAGATCCTCAAGTTCGACCAAGAGAAGAACCGCGTCTCGCTGGGCATCAAGCAACTGGGCGACGATCCGTGGGAAGGCATCTCGCGCCGTTACCCGTCGGGCACGCGCCTGTTCGGCAAGGTCACGAACATCACCGACTACGGCGCATTCGTCGAAGTGGAATCGGGCATCGAAGGCCTCGTCCACGTGTCGGAAATGGACTGGACCAACAAGAACGTTGCTCCGTCGAAGGTTGTCCAGCTGGGCGACGAAGTCGAAGTCATGGTCCTCGAGATCGACGAAGACCGTCGTCGTATCAGCCTCGGCATGAAGCAGTGCAAGCCGAATCCGTGGGATGACTTCAGCCGCAACTTCAAGAAGGGCGACAAGATCACGGGCGCAATCAAGTCGATCACCGACTTCGGCGTGTTCATCGGTCTGCCGGGCGGCATCGACGGCCTGGTCCACCTGTCGGACCTGTCGTGGAGCGAAGCCGGCGAAGAAGCCGTTCGCAAGTACAAGAAGGGCGACGAAGTCGAAGCGATCGTGCTCGGTATCGACGTCGAGAAGGAGCGTATTTCGCTCGGCATCAAGCAGCTCGAAGGCGACCCGTTCAGCAACTACGTTGCAATGAACGACAAGGGCTCGATCGTCGACGGCGTCGTGAAGACGGTCGATGCGAAGGGTGCGGTCGTCACGCTGACGGGCGACATCGAAGGCTACCTGCGTGCGTCGGAAATCTCGCAGGATCGCGTCGAAGACGCACGCAACGTGCTGAAGGAAGGCGACAAGGTCAACGCGATGGTGATCAACATCGATCGCAAGTCGCGCGGCATCAACCTGTCGATCAAGGCGAAGGATTCGGCTGAACAACAGGAAGCGATCCGCGGCCTGCAGTCGGACACCAGCGCTGCTGCGACCGGTACGACCAACCTCGGCGCGCTGCTGAAGGCGAAGCTCGACGGCCAGAACCAGTAAGCCTCACGAGGTCTGCTGAAGTATGACCAAATCCGAGTTGGTCGCGCAGCTGGCATCGCGATTTCCGCAACTTGTCCTCAAGGATGCGGATTTCGCGGTGAAAACGATGCTCGATGCGATGTCTGACGCTCTGGCGAAAGGGCATCGTATCGAAATTCGGGGTTTCGGCAGCTTTGGCCTCAACCGTCGCCCGGCGCGCGTCGGACGCAACCCGAAGTCAGGGGAGAAAGTGCAGGTGCCCGAGAAGTTCGTGCCGCACTTCAAGCCTGGCAAGGAATTGCGGGAACGCGTCGACGGCCGCGCCGGTGAGCCGCTGAAGGCTGACGATCCGGACGACGAGCGTTGAGCGTCACCCGGATTGCCCGGAACCCATCCGGCGAAGGCTGAAAAGAAAAGCGCCCCTTGCGGGCGCTTTTTTCATTTCCGGCGATTGCGACGCAACGGGTGCGTGCAGGATGTGCGCAGCCGCGGAAACGCTTCCTTTACAATACGGGTCGATTCGGCGCGACGAAGGGGAGTCGCGCGCCGCGGCAAACCTCAACAAAGAGAGGGCTTCATGAAGTTTATCGTCTGGCTGATCCGGGTATTGGTGTTCGTACTGCTGCTGGTGCTTGCGCTGGCCAATACGCAAACCGCGACGCTGAATTTCGTGGCCGGCTATTCATGGCAGGCGCCGCTGATCCTGATCGGCCTCGCGTTCTTCGCCGTGGGGCTGCTGGCCGGCTTGCTGTCCGCGCTGCCTTCGATCTTCCGCTTGCGTCTCGAGAACGGGCGCCTGAAGCGCGATCTGCGCGCGGCACGCGAAACGCCGGCCGTCATCGAGCAGCCGCCGATGCCGCCCGTCATTTAACACGGACGCCTCGCGATCATCGCGCGGTTTTCGTCTCTGCTTCGATATTTCGCATGGATCTGGATTTCTGGTGGTTGCTCGCGATTCCGGTCGCGTTCGCGCTCGGTTGGGCGGCGTCACGCTATGACCTTAAGAATCTCCTGTCGGAGAGTGCCAACCTGCCGCGCTCGTATTTCCGCGGCCTGAATTTTCTGTTGAACGAACAACCCGACAAGGCGATCGACGCGTTCATCGAGGTCGCCAAGCTGGATCCCGAGACGGTCGAGCTGCACTTCGCGCTCGGCAACCTGTTTCGCCGCCGCGGCGAAACCGACCGCGCGATCCGCGTGCACCAGAACCTGCTGAGCCGCACGGACCTGCCGGTCAACGAGCGCGATCACGCGCTGTACGAACTCGGCCAGGATTTCCTGAAGGCCGGCCTGCTCGATCGCGCCGAGGAGGCGTTCCACAAACTCGCCGACGGCGATTACGCACTCGGCGCGCAGCGGGCGCTGCTGACGATCTACGAGATCGAGAAGGACTGGAACAAGTCGATCGATACGGCGAAGCGCATCGAGTCGATGAGCGACAAACCGCTCGGCGTCGAAATTGCGCAGTTTCACTGCGAACTTGCGCAGGATGCGCTGCAGCGCAAGAACGCGGCAGCGGCTGCCGAACAGTTGCGCCTCGCGTTGACCGTGAACCCGCAGAACGTTCGCGCGACGATCCTCTCCGGCGACGCCGCGGCGGCCGAGGGCAACCACGCGGCCGCGATCGAGCACTGGAAGCGCGTCGAAGCGCAGAATCCGGCGTATCTGCCGCTCGTCGCCGACAAGCTGATGAAGGCGTACGTCGCGCTCGGCAAGAACGCCGAAGGCGCCGAGCTGCTGATGGGCTATGTCGACCGCTATCCGTCGAACGACCTGCTCGACATCGCATACCAGCACATCGCGGGCTTGCGCGGCCAGGACGCGGCGCACACGCTCGCGCGCACGCAGATGGAGAAGTCGCCGAACCTGTCGGGGATGCTGCACCTGCTCGATGCGCAGATCGCGGCGGCCGACGAGCCGCACCGTAAGGAACTTGAAATGATGCGTGCGCTGATCAAGCAGCGCACCAAGAATTTGCCACGGTATACGTGCCAGAATTGCGGTTTCCGGGCGCGCAATTTCTACTGGCAGTGTCCGGGCTGCAGCGGCTGGGAAACCTATGCGCCGCGTCGCGTCGATCCTGCGATGCCGGGCTGATCCCGGCACGCGGAGCCAACGCGCTGCGGTTGCCGCGGGGTTCGTCCCGGCGGCCAAGTTAGTCAATTACCGGGAAGTACCGGAACATCTATGAAAATCACCATCATCGGCACCGGCTATGTCGGTCTCGTCACGGGCGCCTGCCTGGCGGAGATCGGCCACGACGTATTCTGCCTCGACGTCGATCCGCGCAAGATCGACATCCTGAACAACGGCGGGATGCCGATTCACGAACCTGGGCTGCTGGACATCATCGCGCGCAACCGCGCAGCGGGGCGCCTGCGCTTCTCGACCGACATCGAGGCAAGCGTCGCGCACGGCGAGATCCAGTTCATCGCCGTCGGCACGCCGCCCGACGAGGACGGCTCGGCCGACCTGCAGTACGTGCTCGAAGCCGCGCGCAACATCGGCCGCCACATGA
Proteins encoded in this window:
- a CDS encoding prephenate dehydrogenase/arogenate dehydrogenase family protein; this encodes MSGFAFNKLVIFGVGLIGGSLARALRERAPGGAGEVVGVGRSRASVERALALGVIDRAAALDDDAQLRDALAGADLVLLAAPVAQTGPLLKRIAPWLEAATIVTDAGSTKSDVVAAARDALGARIAQFVPGHPIAGRESSGVEAALPDLYVGRNVVLCPLPENAPESVARIDAMWRATGADVRTMSTEQHDRVFASISHLPHVLSFALVEQILGEADAELKFSYAAGGFRDFTRIAASSPEMWRDVCVANRAALLDELDGYTRVLTRLRAAIDAGDGAALEAVFTRSRAARKAWQERGGAPAAEPVKK
- the lapB gene encoding lipopolysaccharide assembly protein LapB — translated: MDLDFWWLLAIPVAFALGWAASRYDLKNLLSESANLPRSYFRGLNFLLNEQPDKAIDAFIEVAKLDPETVELHFALGNLFRRRGETDRAIRVHQNLLSRTDLPVNERDHALYELGQDFLKAGLLDRAEEAFHKLADGDYALGAQRALLTIYEIEKDWNKSIDTAKRIESMSDKPLGVEIAQFHCELAQDALQRKNAAAAAEQLRLALTVNPQNVRATILSGDAAAAEGNHAAAIEHWKRVEAQNPAYLPLVADKLMKAYVALGKNAEGAELLMGYVDRYPSNDLLDIAYQHIAGLRGQDAAHTLARTQMEKSPNLSGMLHLLDAQIAAADEPHRKELEMMRALIKQRTKNLPRYTCQNCGFRARNFYWQCPGCSGWETYAPRRVDPAMPG
- the rpsA gene encoding 30S ribosomal protein S1, with product MSDLQTSTPNTESFAALFEESLTRQDMRAGEVISAEVVRVDHNFVVVNAGLKSEAYIPIEEFLNDQGEVEVQSGDFVSVAIDALENGYGDTILSRDKAKRLASWLSLEKALDNNELVTGTITGKVKGGMTVMVNGIRAFLPGSLVDTRPVKDTTPYEGKTLEFRVIKLDRKRNNVVLSRRAVIEATQGEERAKLLETLKEGAIVNGVVKNITDYGAFVDLGGIDGLLHITDIAWRRVRHPSEVLSVGQEVTAKILKFDQEKNRVSLGIKQLGDDPWEGISRRYPSGTRLFGKVTNITDYGAFVEVESGIEGLVHVSEMDWTNKNVAPSKVVQLGDEVEVMVLEIDEDRRRISLGMKQCKPNPWDDFSRNFKKGDKITGAIKSITDFGVFIGLPGGIDGLVHLSDLSWSEAGEEAVRKYKKGDEVEAIVLGIDVEKERISLGIKQLEGDPFSNYVAMNDKGSIVDGVVKTVDAKGAVVTLTGDIEGYLRASEISQDRVEDARNVLKEGDKVNAMVINIDRKSRGINLSIKAKDSAEQQEAIRGLQSDTSAAATGTTNLGALLKAKLDGQNQ
- the cmk gene encoding (d)CMP kinase: MKSTRPFHPTPVITIDGPTASGKGTVAALVAAHLGFHLLDSGALYRLAALASVRYGIAAEDIDALVKLIDDLHITFREGCAQLDGVDVSNDIRAEAVGNRASAIAVHGPVRTALVARQRAFRKTPGLVADGRDMGTVIFPDAVLKVFLTASAEARATRRHKQLMQKGFSANIDDLLRDLRERDARDSNRAAAPLKPAADAKLLDTSALSVDEAVDQVLQWYRALGQPA
- a CDS encoding integration host factor subunit beta, translating into MTKSELVAQLASRFPQLVLKDADFAVKTMLDAMSDALAKGHRIEIRGFGSFGLNRRPARVGRNPKSGEKVQVPEKFVPHFKPGKELRERVDGRAGEPLKADDPDDER
- the serC gene encoding 3-phosphoserine/phosphohydroxythreonine transaminase, encoding MRVFNFSAGPAAMPEEVLRQAADEMLDWHGSGMSVMEMSHRGKEFMSIHEAALTDLRDLLGVPASHRILFLQGGGIAENAIVPMNLLGSRKTADFVVTGSWSQKSFSEAKKYGTPHLAATGKTENGFTRAPARAEWQLSDDPAYVHLCTNETIDGVETFEIPDLGDVPLVADVSSHILSRPMDVAKYGVLFGGAQKNIGMAGVTLVIVREDLLDRSLSICPSAFEWKTIAANNSLYNTPPTYAIYIAGLVFQWLKRQGGLEAIEARNIEKAKLLYDTIDASSFYLNKVEPAARSRMNVPFFLADETRNEDFLAGAKARGLLQLKGHKSVGGMRASIYNAVPLEGVKALVEYMKDFEQRGA
- a CDS encoding DUF2059 domain-containing protein; translation: MQKQFKQLVLLAALVPTFAMAQALSNSAPAPAAAAAPIDADKKAAIKDLLDAIDAPKLVSAIGNSAEMQAKQLVPAILSDALSENKTLNDKQKQAAVPTLQKNAVPKLVDGAGKVFGTQQFQNDAMSAQYDAYAKYYSTSEIKDLTTFYKSPTGRKFIQVQDQVGRDVVNGLMQKYMPQAIQATRTQADKEVAAVKPGK
- the aroA gene encoding 3-phosphoshikimate 1-carboxyvinyltransferase → MDYLDLGPYSSASGTVRLPGSKSISNRVLLLAALAEGETTITNLLDSDDTRVMLDALGKLGVKLARDGDTCVVTGTRGAFTAKTADLFLGNAGTAVRPLTAALAVNGGDYRVHGVPRMHERPIGDLVDGLRQIGAQIDYELNEGFPPLRIKPATISVDAPIRVRGDVSSQFLTALLMTLPLVKAKDGRIVVEIDGELISKPYIDITIRLMERFGVTVERDGWQRFVVPAGVRYKSPGQIMVEGDASSASYFLAAGALGGGPLRVEGVGRASIQGDVGFANALMQMGANVTMGDDWIEVRGIGHDHGKLEPIDMDFNLIPDAAMTIAVAALFAAGPSTLRNIASWRVKETDRIAAMATELRKVGAIVEEGPDYLVVTPPEKLTPNAAIDTYDDHRMAMCFSLVSLSGVPVRINDPKCVGKTFPDYFDRFAALAKA
- the pheA gene encoding prephenate dehydratase, with translation MDDELNSRLKPLRDRIDAIDAQLIALLNQRAAVALEVGEVKKHFNAPVFRPERELQVIARLQDMSAGPLASEHISAIWREIMAASRALEQTIHVAFLGPVGTYSEQAMLEYFGQSIEGLPCPSIDEVFRSVEAGATAYGIAPVENSTEGAVSRTLDLLLQTQLLISGELALPIHHNLLTQGGTLDGVKRVCAHAQALAQCQQWLAANAPQLERQAVASNAEAARLAAADPTVAAIAGDRAAAHYGLQIAFSLIQDDPHNRTRFVIVGKQPAGQSGHDQTSLIVSVKNEPGAVFKLLEPLARHGVSMTRFESRPARVGTWEYYFYIDIEGHRDDAAVAAALAELGQKAAFLKILGSYPRAR
- a CDS encoding lipopolysaccharide assembly protein LapA domain-containing protein, which codes for MKFIVWLIRVLVFVLLLVLALANTQTATLNFVAGYSWQAPLILIGLAFFAVGLLAGLLSALPSIFRLRLENGRLKRDLRAARETPAVIEQPPMPPVI